A section of the Thermotoga caldifontis AZM44c09 genome encodes:
- the def gene encoding peptide deformylase produces MRRIRLLGDPVLRKKAKEVSQIDEYVLSLIKDMFEVMYAEDGVGLAAPQVGVSLRIIVMDDGKPRTMINPQIVYRSEEKIVGEEGCLSVPEIFENVERSKEVIVKYKDENGIEHEEKFTDYSARIVQHEYDHLDGILFIDLIPPERRAAIRGKLLEIVKRLVHQR; encoded by the coding sequence GTGAGAAGGATAAGGTTGCTGGGGGATCCGGTGCTCAGAAAGAAGGCTAAGGAAGTTTCTCAGATAGATGAGTACGTTCTGAGTCTCATCAAGGACATGTTCGAAGTCATGTACGCGGAAGACGGGGTTGGTCTGGCTGCCCCACAGGTTGGGGTGTCTCTCAGGATCATAGTGATGGACGATGGAAAACCGAGAACCATGATAAATCCGCAGATCGTCTACAGAAGCGAAGAGAAGATAGTCGGTGAGGAAGGTTGCTTGAGCGTTCCTGAAATTTTCGAGAACGTGGAACGCAGCAAGGAAGTGATCGTCAAATACAAGGATGAGAACGGCATCGAGCACGAGGAAAAGTTCACCGATTACAGCGCTCGGATCGTTCAGCACGAATATGACCATCTCGACGGAATACTGTTCATCGATCTCATACCACCCGAAAGAAGGGCGGCGATCCGTGGAAAGTTGCTCGAGATCGTCAAACGTTTGGTTCATCAAAGGTGA